Proteins encoded within one genomic window of Chlamydiota bacterium:
- a CDS encoding DUF4404 family protein, with product MHHQHLRAMIRELRAELANAAPVDADLRERIRGMLDEIEGLLEGGGEIAAQQHRQLVERLRESARQFEESHLPLTMAVGRLIDALSAIGI from the coding sequence ATGCACCACCAGCATCTTCGCGCCATGATCCGAGAGCTCCGCGCCGAACTCGCGAACGCCGCGCCGGTCGACGCCGATCTCCGCGAACGCATCCGGGGGATGCTGGACGAGATCGAGGGGCTGCTCGAGGGCGGCGGGGAGATCGCGGCGCAGCAGCACCGGCAGCTTGTCGAGCGTCTTCGGGAATCCGCTCGGCAGTTCGAGGAGTCGCACCTGCCGCTGACGATGGCCGTCGGCAGGCTGATCGACGCCCTCAGCGCCATCGGCATCTAG